ctaataaattcaataataaaatctgGAAAACTgtaaataatgattaattactataattttaCTGCAGTACCAAAGAATGCTATCCATATAAAACCTGAATATCTAAAATCAGTACCTCGTAAatttgaatataaaaagtagcttCCCAGTCCACCTACCCTCAATCAAACTTCACGTACTCTAATTGTAGTTCTTGAAATTGTTATCCAACAATTTTCAACTAACAAGCAATAATCGATGGTTACAGTGTGTTGGTCAGAGCGGTGTCTGGACAGCGAGCGTGATCATACTGTCAATTGGAAGCTGGATTGGCAAAGTTGGGCCTCGACCAGCTGATGGCGAGATTTCACACCTGACATCTAAGGAAAGACTAGAGACCGTGCGACAGGTTCTTTCGGAGGTGCCTCTGATCGACGGGCACAATGACTTACCTTGGAACATTCGAAACTTTGTCCACAATCAGTTGGCCGACTTTGACTTTGATAAGGATCTACGACAGGTCGCGCCATGGAGTAAAAGCGCCTGGAGTCAGACTGACCTGGTTAGACTTCGTCAAGGCATGGTCGGTGGTCAGGTAATTATCTTTCTAAATAGCATTTCATTTAGCCCTTTACGTTATTATTCCGTTAAAACGATAAGAATTGTGCATAAATAAATAGTAAGAAATAAGTCAGGGTTTAAAAgagaacaaaaaaataaataaatcagggttcatttattataaataaatgtataatcaTCTATATCATAACgattagattaaaaaaaaacaaggtatcctgaaaaaaaaaaaatatgaaggaaCCGTGATTCGAACCATGGACCTTTAGATTTGAAGTCATACATAAACGCGTTACTTTAGAATATAACGAATAATTAACTTGAATTGTTAAAATATCTTCTCAGCAATTAACTGTCTACCCCAAAAATGTGATACAGAAGTGTTTAGCTTGGCGGACTCTATAAGGTaataaagtttcattaataagtaaaTGTAACTCTTGGGGAGTTGCCTCGTAAATCCAATGTCTTAGggtgaaataaagaatatatcATCAACCCCctattattaaacaaattttcttataCTTATACTAACACTTATCGAAGCAcacttaatttaaaaatttgagggTGTGATCCTCATAAACCAAAGAaggtttaataatatttctagaTCTACCATGGGAAGCATCCTTTTTCATTACTCGAAAACATTgcaatattcgaatttttatcTAGTTTCCACTCGGCAGAGCGGATATCCCGTAAAGTCGCGATATTAAGAAGGACATGACAACGATGACACAGAAAATGTTCCTTTCTTTATGAAGGTTACCGTGTAATAACGGCGTGCGACACTCATAATGAAACACCCGGCTATGGTGTGCAGAAATGAAACAGGAAGGTGGTTCGATATTACGTTCCAGCCGCGCGTTGCTTTCTGTCTCTGCGCTTTCGACCGCAAGCTCGTTACCGGTTCCCTACGTTTTCTGGCAGTTTCTTTTTGTACCATAGCTGGCCGCATTTCTCCCTGGCCCAATACTTTTTCCTGTTTTTATATCCTACTTTCATCACCTTTCTCACCGGGTACATCATTACCACGATTTCTTCACTCGAGAGCACGAAGTCGCGATGGCGCTAAATCCTTCTCCAAACGCGGAATCGTGCTGCATTAACGCGTTACGTGGGTCATTAATGGGCTGTGGAGTTCAAAGGAAGCGTTGGTTTAATATTCAAATCGGCAGGGATGAATCAAATGTTCTATAATTGcaatttgcaaatatttgcaatttttatataattgcaTACTTGctgattcctttttctttttgaataagaAACTTTTAACGACACCTCATTACACCATATCATAATGATCTATCCAACTATAAGTTTCAGTAAATTTTCATACAGAGGATTATTTATAGACGCTACGTGATACCATTATTTGCGGTACGATAAATTATAAGCGTAAAACCACGATCGTTAAATTTGTCACGGTAGCACGCTATGAAATAATGAGTAATAAATTCGGAAACAATAATGGACAGGGATCTTATTAAACTGCAATAATCAACCGAAATTCGAGCTCGCCCGGCTAATTGCAACCATAGATCGTGGCTATAAATATTTGGAAACATATCCTTTTGTATCTGTTAATAAAGAGAACAATAATTTCCTAATCCTCCTGTCTCCCTTCGGGTCTATACGACCCACAATGAAAATTACACTTCCATATGTACCATACTTTTAAAGATTTCTTTTCTcttacttttttaatatttttaatttcttcttacgaataatttgtttaaaaattcaaatgtgATAAAATGAAAACGTAAGCAAAGAGAACAGCAGAGTTAATCTACTTGGAGCActctaattgtaaaatattgtaCGTAGCCAGTGTACGATATATGAAACACAAAGGACagttagttaattaattaaagaataatCCAATGGATTTTTTGTTCATAGTTTTGGGCTGCTTATGTGCCATGCGAGTCGCAGCATCTCAACGCAGTCCAGTTGACTCTGGAGCAGGTGGACCTCATTAAGAGGCTCATAGAAAAATACTCTCAAGACATGCAGTTCGCTGCATCTTCAAGGGGTGAATATCTTCAGTAAAATCTTTCGATTAGCTTTTAATCTGATATTCTTGCCTGACAGCTTCAAATACTTCTCAAGGATAAATTTCAATGTTCCTATTCTGAATGCAAGGAAATACGAAGTGAAAAATTCAGGTTCTGTGTATCGACGATTTTCAGAAATCTTGGAGGCCCACGGAAAAGGCAGGATAGCTTCCCTAATTGGAGTGGAGGGTGGACATAGTCTAGGAAGTAGTTTAGCCGTTTTAAGGACGCTATATCAATTGGGTGTTCGGTATCTCACGCTCACGCACACCTGTAACACACCTTGGGCAAAGAGTTCGTCGGTGGAAGACGAGGATGAAGATGGTAAACCAGATTTAACCCAAATCAAAGAATTATAATAtagataatgaatttttatggaGATTCAAGCGTCATTCAGTTATGAATGATATGacaaaatctgaaaaatatacaaaagatTATACCATTGAATCATATTTGATCGAGCATTCGCCATCGTTCTTTTATCCGAAGATAAATAATACTCACAAGACGTTTGACAAACGAGACAAGATCAATAGATACAGAGGGCACAATTCTCACCTTGTTTCAAAGGTAAATAGAGGGTGGAAAGTAAAGTTTCCTTTGTTCCAGGAGGCGGTCTGACGGCATTCGGAAGAGCAGTGGTCCAGGAAATGAATAGGCTGGGAATGCTGATAGACCTTAGTCACACAGCGAGGGCTACCATGAGGGACGCTTTAAGGGCCAGCAGAGCACCCCTCATTTTTTCTCATTCCTCGGCCTTTGCCATTTGTAACTCGTCGAGAAACGTTCCCGACGACATTCTGAGGCAGCTGGTACATACAAAATTACATGCTTTAGTAACatatttctttgatttattttgaTTCACTACCAGCATTCAAGTAAAAACCATAGACCATTTCTTTTTTAGTCAAATAATGTAGCTATAGTTTGGATTATATAAtggattctaattttaatttgtcttaaatgaagaaaagaaaaattgtagtTTCTACACTTTCTTCTCTGGAAGATAGATAATTATCTCGGCCCTCGGTGGATGAGCTTTTAATAGCTGGAAACATTAACCACCAGCAATTCTTTTCTGTTGTCGAGTTTTAAAGAGTTCTCCTCTTCACCCCCTtggtgaaaaagaaattaagaaatctaTTTGTTCTTGTCAACTTTGTACACTGCAAACCAAAGATTTCCTACTAAATAATTGTACTAATCTGTGGACTTCATTTGCAGGCTGATAACGGTGGATTAGTAATGGTGacattttataattactttgTAAAGTGTGGCTCTCAAGCCAGCGTCTCGGATGTCGCTGAGCACATCTACtacattagaaatttaattggCGTGGACCACATCGGTGTCGGTGGCGATTTCGATGGTATAAACAAGTATGTGCAGTCGTCAAACATCGTATTCCatgtataaaataatgaattaatgaatAACGAGATTCATATTGTAACTTAACTCGAACAATGATACTCAATTCGAAGGATATATCATTCAATTCTGTTGACAGAACACCCAGAGGACTTGAGGATGTTTCAAAGTATCCAGAATTATTCGCTGAACTTCTTCGAAGTGGCAAGTGGAACGTGCTGGACTTAAAGAAAGTCGCTGGTCTAAATTTGTTGAGGGTCATGCGACAGGTTGAAATTTATTCTTAACCGACAGGCTGAAAGATAGCCAATTTTGTGTAGATATTGATAAAAAGTATTTGTACAGGTGGAACGTGTGAGGGACGACATGAGAACCGCAGGTGTGACACCATCTGAAGAATACCTCCAAGATTCACCTGACACTATTGGCAGTTGCGCTCTGGATATCAACTCTGTGCAAAGAGTTATGGAAGTTTGATTGTTCTGTCAATCTGTTGTATTTCTGTAATGACGTGTAAATTACTTCTGTACGACCTCCCTGCCGTCCTATTCTCGATAACGAATAAGTCAGGATCCCGTGGAAGTAAGGATAATCATGATAAAACAAGCAATTCTGGAGGTGAGGGTCTCTCGTTGCTTGATTCTTGTGCGACCTACCCCCCGGCTACAAAGTCTGTCCCTTCTTAGATGCTCAATCAGAATAACGTTAGATGAAAAGATGAAGGAAAACCTACCTCGAACAAAAAAATATCGCGAACACAGTACGTATAGCTTCGGACATctaatttcttttgtttctttagTTTCATCATTTATAGTACAGACACgccaacaattatttttaacgcatttttataattattctaataaccCAGAAAGTGTCGAGATGATTGGATTTTATATAAGGaatattgaattataatttttattgaaatttttgctttatattataaaaataatgataatattcttaataattatttaggTACAACAAAATTACATGTGAGTTTGAAAGattctattaaataaattttatttagaattaattaaaataaacgaaaTATCTACAAGATTATAAACCCCAAACTCTGCAAATTTTTGTTTGATTTTCTGTAagaagaaatgaatttaataatgatTTAGTACATTGAAACAAATTGAAAGATGGTGACAATATAGTAATCTTTTCTAAATCGTGACACTGCTGTATTTAGaagaattaaaaacagaaatattGTGTGTAAACCCGGCTGTGTATCTTCGTACGTCTTCCCTTTCTTCGTTGTACTGTAAAGTGAGCACctgtgtttgaaaaaaaaaaatgttacaagtttatttaaaataagtttTTATAATCATTAATCGAAAAAGATGTTTCCAGAAAAAAGAACAtatctgattaaaaaaaaaaaagaaaatgtaattgCAAAATGAGTCTCACCATTAGCACTAGAGAAAAGATAATCAACACTGTAAAGAAAAGGAATGCTTTTTTCGAATATAGGAAATTCTTGAATAAGATAAAAATTGCTCACAGAAGACGTCACTGATAGAATTCAAAACCTATATGCGTGTTTCTTGACGTGTTGTACCGGATGTAATCTATCACTTATACACATCTAAACTTTCCTCAACAAAGCATCATCTAATGTCTTTGACGTGTCACCGAAAATTGTTGGGATTAATCCTCCTAGAAAGGATTTTTCtacttttgttttttcttttagtGAAAATTCATCCCTGCAATTTCCGTGTATCGTCGCTCACCTATCTGTGTCTCGTGTGCACTTATTACGTGATTCGTGTGAGTTGAATCTTCAATAAAGAATTCAAGAAAATGACGGTGCAAAATAAATGGAAGATGAAAACAACTCGCATGAATTATACCTAACTCCTGTACGTGGAGTAGGTAGAAAACTAGATTATCAAAACTTCCGTTGTACCTTTGCAGCGGAttctataaataaatgtttctattGTATACTTGTCGTTGCTCGCATCCTCGCTTTCCttcaatttttgtttcttcACCAAACAGATAATATCTTGTGTTTTAGGaagcaaataaatatttaatacttaaacataaaataaatgaagaagTGATCTGTTTAATTACTTTATTTATCAATACAAAAGAGGTATTTAAATTTCATGtgtcttttattcttttcttatgcTTTCAATATAAAGACAAGTTGTCCAGCTTTGTGAGAAGTTGTTGATCTAGTTGACGAAATTCGAAAGCACATTGATTTCGTTCAGTTTTAAGGTCAATCTCATGGCATAATAAAGATTCTAGGCACAATGTCGTACGAAGTCTTCCATACGCTTCGACTTTCATAAAATAATCTTTTGCTTTCGAAAGTGTTTTAATAGCTTTTAAAATAACTTCTTTTCGTGCTTTATCGTTTGCTGGAGCGGTAGCAACCAAACATTTCGCGTACAAAACAAATGCTCTACCCTGATCATAATAGCCTCCGTGAgctaaaatttgtattattactTCTTCCACTAAGTTTACTGCTAAAGTCGGCATATTCATTATTAactaaaaattaatagaaaaaataattatcattgcGATATTACTAGAAAAAAATACAGAGAAAGATATTAGCAAATTTAATTACCTGAATATTTGCAAGATGCATTTTAATTAAAGCTTCGTAGTAAGATAAATGATTTTTTACAGCCAATTCCAAGGCTGTATTTAGAAGCACTAAAGAATTGGATCCCGCAATTCTATTCTCTGGTGAAACAGATGCACACATTATTTGACTCGATAAAATCAtagttcttattttattttgaggTGTAATTTGTTCATCTTTCTCAATACCGTTGATACATTCTAAACCTTTGGGATAATCTCCTTTCCCTAAATAAACTTCTGCTAACCTAAAAATTCAGTTTCCATATAAAAATGATGCCAatacataatattaaaataatgcttCAGAACGTTATTGTACCTAAATTTACATTCCAATAAATCTAAACTTGATATATTTAACGCTATTGCCTCGGCTTCGCTCCACTTTTCTTGTCTCGTTAATTGTGTAAATACATAAAGTTGCTCACTTAACATCCATATCTATTAAACAGGCATAGGAAATACTATAAAGTGATATGTATATCTActgtgtttaaataaaattatttttatcaataaataatacCTTATTACATGGTTCATTAGGAAATCTATCTTTGGCATGAGCAAGTACAATATCAACCATGGAATATTCaccaaattctactaaaatatttgcaatattaaCAACAGCCTGGCAAGTAGATGGTCCATTGAACATATGTTGCTTTTTATCGCCTGTATTATGTAAAAGTAACAATTGCCCGCAAACCGAAGACATCTCGGTTTTACCATAATACGCCCATAATGCACATTTCTCAGCATACGTTATTGACATTAAATCTGTCATGGAATGTTGACAATTTAAAACGTCAGATTTTGTCAAAGTCTACAATAAAGTTTAATTACTTAACAAGGACGACATTTCTAGaactataattattacattcatGTAAATTCATACCTCAAACACTTGTGATGGATTCTTAGCTTCTAAAGCAGAATTATGAGCATACGCGATAAGACCTAATCCAGTTGTATGAGTTATTCCTAACATACTCGCTTTACCAACAGATCGTTCTATAAGTGGCCCTCTAAGAGAAAACATTATATATACGATAATTTACAtgtatcaatatttattaaataattttgacaCTTACTTTTGCCTAGTAGTTAAATAATACATCCAAGCATGAGCTAATTGCAAACAGACATTATCTCCAGCTTCTTGAGCCATCATGATAGATTCTTTTAAAGCAGCTTGTGCTACTTCTctttaaaagaataataataaaaaaaacattaacaTAAATTTTACTTAGGAATCAACTAAACCTATCATCATAGTATTAACATATTGGAACATACTTATGATTAAATTGAGCATGTAGGACTGCTAAATTTAAAGCTGCATATCTAAAGATACGGGACCTATCTTCAGGTGCAGAACGATTTTCCATAGCAGCTAATCTATCAAAACAATGATATAGACTATCTACAGCACCACAGTACTCGTTAACTCTTAAGCAATTTAAGTAACTTAAATAATGCTGAAACACATTAAgatgtaagtaatataaaaagatATTTGTTTACATTCAACATGTAAACAGAAAAACATTCTTACCACACAGTACTCACAGCTTCTGCATAATAAGGACTACAGCTTAAAAGTTCCCTTACAAGAACTTGGAGCTCTGCAGGAGGCATTGCTTTGTGTTCGTCTGTCTGCAATGCGTGTGCTTGCTGTGCAACAAGTAATTCAGCTTGTCTTCCACCCCAGGTTgttttaattctattaataatataaaatactacAGTTTAAATGAGCACAATATAAATGCAACTTATATGTATTATAAATACATACTCATTCGAATAAGAATCTTCTGCCTTTGAACCCATACAAATACCAGAACTTTCAGAAGCGTTAGATCttctttctaaatatttttttaaagcttCATAAAGTGCTACAACTTGATCAAAAGGTAACTTCTCGAAAAAAATGATAACTCTTCTTATATATAATCCAAGAACAGAATTTTTATTCAGTGCGGGTAAAGCAAGATCTATTGTTGGTTTCATAAGACGTCCAACACTGTCAAATAAATCTAATAATCCTTCAACTCCTTTCCCTTTTAACACATTTAGTTGTACTTCTAATTGATGAGCAAAACGATGCAAAATATATTCAGGAGAGTACAGTATATTCAAAAGGGCATTGAACTCCATATCAGGTGACTGAAAATAATcagtaataattacattgtaatgcattatatttgtttaaattcattaaaactgttatatataaattaccAATACTTActtgaattaattttaatgcAGCTAAACAAAAGTCACGTCTTTCAACAATtgctataataaaaatacattattaatgttatttttcaCATGTTGGTCAGTTACAGGTTCTAtagtaatttattatacaatcagTACACATATTATAGTATCATCACATGTAGAAGTTatgttacaatatttaaaagaatatatCCAAAGTTACCTTTTGTTGTTTCATTACagtattctttaattaaaatgacaGTTGCTACTTTGTATGGGGTTAAAGTTTCCTTCTGCACCCGTTTTATATTCCCATCAATATTCATTAAATCCACAGACATAGTGAATAATGTTTTGTaacatatataattaaaatgattatgTAGTTTTCATTGTATACAAAAAAGCAAATTTTACAATAATGACATTAAATTAAACAACCGGTTGCTTCTTTGCTTCCCATTAAATGTGATTCAATGTTTTCTCCACAAGAGAGCTCTcacgtttttcaattttaataattatcagaGATTACAAATACGAAAGGCCAGAACATCCCGCTGTTCTCAAGAAGTCATGATTTTGGGGGTGCCAAAGATCCCCAGGTGAAGTTAGGTCAACCCGTACAGGCAGCAACCCGTATAACAGTCATGCTTGTTTTACCATAGTTTGCAGGGGCATGCATCTCGTCGGTGATTAGACTAGTGCAGTGTGAAACGTTTCACATCTTTGTATGATATGATATAAATTTTCCCCTCGGAAAAAGTGGGATGCATTTAGGGGGGTGGTGTTTTTAACACCTTTATACTAGGAAAGAGCAGATGGCGCTCATTCTCGAGGCACAAATTCACGAGTCGTGAATCACGACCCTTTGAGAATAAGGGCATGTCCACTAATGTCCAGTTTTCTCTACTATCTGTAGTCATTGATATCAGTTTAGTTTATTGATTTACATACCAATGTATGTATACACATTAAATAACTCATTACatgtttttattaaacataaataacTACGAATTAAAATATATGTTTGCTTAtcagtaattaaattaataaatacgtGTTATGTAGTAAAAAATGTGATAACCTAACACAACTGCTGCTTTTCTGTGATTTTATAGTTTCAGTCCTTTTTATGCAACTATTCTTTATAAAACAGACCTTTTGGTGTTTTTAAATTACTTCTATATATTAATTCAATGTGTAATTGAATATCACATAGAAAACATTTCTTGCAAATTGGAGAATTCAATCACAATTTAATGTAGTAACATACTTGATGAAAAGAacgaaatgatatttattttaagaaagtGATAGTGTATCTATATACAAAGAGCAAGCAGAAA
This Osmia lignaria lignaria isolate PbOS001 chromosome 9, iyOsmLign1, whole genome shotgun sequence DNA region includes the following protein-coding sequences:
- the LOC117609298 gene encoding dipeptidase 1; the protein is MRCVGQSGVWTASVIILSIGSWIGKVGPRPADGEISHLTSKERLETVRQVLSEVPLIDGHNDLPWNIRNFVHNQLADFDFDKDLRQVAPWSKSAWSQTDLVRLRQGMVGGQFWAAYVPCESQHLNAVQLTLEQVDLIKRLIEKYSQDMQFAASSREILEAHGKGRIASLIGVEGGHSLGSSLAVLRTLYQLGVRYLTLTHTCNTPWAKSSSVEDEDEDGGGLTAFGRAVVQEMNRLGMLIDLSHTARATMRDALRASRAPLIFSHSSAFAICNSSRNVPDDILRQLADNGGLVMVTFYNYFVKCGSQASVSDVAEHIYYIRNLIGVDHIGVGGDFDGINKTPRGLEDVSKYPELFAELLRSGKWNVLDLKKVAGLNLLRVMRQVERVRDDMRTAGVTPSEEYLQDSPDTIGSCALDINSVQRVMEV
- the ida gene encoding anaphase promoting complex subunit 5 ida, with protein sequence MSVDLMNIDGNIKRVQKETLTPYKVATVILIKEYCNETTKAIVERRDFCLAALKLIQSPDMEFNALLNILYSPEYILHRFAHQLEVQLNVLKGKGVEGLLDLFDSVGRLMKPTIDLALPALNKNSVLGLYIRRVIIFFEKLPFDQVVALYEALKKYLERRSNASESSGICMGSKAEDSYSNEIKTTWGGRQAELLVAQQAHALQTDEHKAMPPAELQVLVRELLSCSPYYAEAHYLSYLNCLRVNEYCGAVDSLYHCFDRLAAMENRSAPEDRSRIFRYAALNLAVLHAQFNHKEVAQAALKESIMMAQEAGDNVCLQLAHAWMYYLTTRQKGPLIERSVGKASMLGITHTTGLGLIAYAHNSALEAKNPSQVFETLTKSDVLNCQHSMTDLMSITYAEKCALWAYYGKTEMSSVCGQLLLLHNTGDKKQHMFNGPSTCQAVVNIANILVEFGEYSMVDIVLAHAKDRFPNEPCNKIWMLSEQLYVFTQLTRQEKWSEAEAIALNISSLDLLECKFRLAEVYLGKGDYPKGLECINGIEKDEQITPQNKIRTMILSSQIMCASVSPENRIAGSNSLVLLNTALELAVKNHLSYYEALIKMHLANIQLIMNMPTLAVNLVEEVIIQILAHGGYYDQGRAFVLYAKCLVATAPANDKARKEVILKAIKTLSKAKDYFMKVEAYGRLRTTLCLESLLCHEIDLKTERNQCAFEFRQLDQQLLTKLDNLSLY